From the genome of Streptomyces puniciscabiei:
ACGGCGGCGAGCGCGGCCAGCACGGTGAAGGTGTCGGGGCGGCCGACGACGTCCAGGTCGTAGATCCTGCCGCCCTGTTCGCGCAGCCTGAGTCCCTCGGCGAGGAAGAGGAAGTCGAACTTGGCGCGTTCGGCGGTCTTCGCGAAGTGCGCGAAGGAGCTGAACTCGATGTGGCTGCCGGCGGCCGGGTCGCTCCACACGGTGGTGTTGTTGACGCCGGGGAAGTGGGCGGCCAGGTGGATCTGCTTCAGCGGCTTGCTCATGGGTGCGGTCGTCCTCTCCGGCTGCTCAGGCGATGGCTGCGGCATAGCGGTTGGCGGGGCGGGCGAGGCCGAGCAGGCCGCGCAGGGTGTCGGACTCGTAGGCGTCCCGGAAGCGGCCCCGGCGTTGCAGTTCGGGCACCAGGTCACGGCTGATGCGGGGCAGGTCGTGCCCGGCGACGGCCGGCCTCAGCCGGAACCCGGTCAGCCCGCCGGTCGCGAACTCCTCCAGCAGATCGGCGAGTTCGGCGGCCGTACCAGTGAAGATCCGCGCGTCGCTGGTGTACGGCTCGCCCGCGAGCGCGTCCAGCCGCTCGCGCCGGGCCCCGGCCTCGGCCCGGCTGTCGTCGAGGAGGACGACGAGGTCGCCGAAGACGTGCAGGGTGTCCCCGGCGCGGCCCGCCGCCCGCTGCTCGGCGCGGATCTCGGCGACGATGGCGCGGGCCTGCTCCGCGTCGTGCGGGGTGACATAGCCGACGTCGGCCTGGTGGGCGACGAGCCGGTAGGGCACGCTCTGGTGGGCGAGGGCGGTGACCGGCGGCTGCCCCTGGGGCGGTCGGGGCGTGATCGAGGGACCCTTGACGCTGAAGTGGCGGCCCTCGAAGTCGATGTAGTGCAGCTTGTCCCGGTCGATGAAGCGGCCCGTCGCCGCGTCCCGGATCTCGGCGTCGTCCTCCCAGCTGTCCCAGAGCCGGCGCACCACTTCCACGTGGTCGGCGGCCTCGTCGAACAGTTCGGTGACGATGTCCTGGGCGGCCGGGCTGTCGTAGGCCTCGATCCGGCCGATGGTACGGCGGCCGAAGTGGGCCGCCTCGTTCGGCCGGGCGCTGATCTGCACCCGCAGGCCCGCGCGGCCGGTGCTGACGTAGTCGAGGGTGGCGATCGCCTTGGAGATGTGGAACGGCTCGGTGTGCGTGGCCACCACGGTCGGGACCAGGCCTATGTGCCGGGTGAGCGGGGCGACGCGGGAGGCGATGAGCACCGCGTCGAGCCGGCCGCGCACCTGGTCGGTGCGCTCGTCGGGGTCGAGGAAGTGCGAGGACTGCAGGCCGAGGCCGTCCTCGATGGTGACGAAGTCGATCAGGCCCCGTTCGGCCTCGGCGACCAGGTCGGCCCAGTAGCCGGCGGTGAACAGGTCCCGGGGGCGGGCGACCGGCTCGCGCCAGGACGCGGGGTGCCAGCCGGTGCCGTCCAGGGCGACGGCAAGGTGCAGAGGAGAGGCGGGAGTTGAGGACACGGCGGTGCCTTCCTTGATGGCCGTAACGAGAACACCGGCTCGCGAGGGCAGGCGTCGGCGAGGGGCGAGCGCGGCAGGAAGCGGGCCCGGCCTTGCGGCCGGGAGAGAGGTCAGCGGCGACAGAGTGCGGCGGACACGCGCTGGAGGTCTATGTGCGGCCGGGTGGTCAGCCGGACGGAGCGGTACGGGCGCGGGGCGTGCGGCGGGAGGACACGTGTCACGGCCGTCACCTCCGTCCGTCGGGCGGGGCGGGCCGGGTGAGCGACCGCCTCGCGCATCTCGTCATGACCCACAACGCGCGGCCGGCCGCGGTTGTTCCCGCTCGGCGGACCCTCATGCCGGTTTCCGCGCCGGGGACTTCCCCGCCTGCCTCCGCGCTGCGGACCGGCCCGCGCGCCTCCGCACCGAGGACCGCGCCGCGGACCTGTTCACGGGTTCCCGCGCCACGGACCCGCACGATGCGCGAGCGGCGGCGCAGGGCGCAGCGCGGTGTCGACCAGCTGCACACCCTCCCCGCTGCCTTCGGCCCGTCGGCCGTCGGGCACCCGGTCGGGTCCCCCCTCCGCGGAGGGGGGACCGCTGAGGCACGGAGGCGAAAGTCCTCTCCAGTCGGCTTGGACGCTGCTGGGCGGGTCAGGAGTTGCTCAGCGGCAGCCCCGGCGGGTTGACCTCGGACTTGGCGACGGCCTCGTTGGAGAGGTTGTAGGCCTTGAGCCACTCGGCGTACTGACCATTCTTGATCAGGTAGTTGATGGCGTCGGCGATGGGCTTGGCGAGGCCGCTGTCCTTCTTGGTGGTGGCCGCGATCAGACCCTGGAGACGTGCACCGGCGCCGGAGAACGTGCCCGCGCTGCGGGTCGGGTTCGGCGACTTGGCGGTCTGCGTGACGTGGTAGGCGACCCCGGGGTTCGCCGCGAAGTAGGCGTCGATCCTGCCGCCGGTCAGCGCCAGGTAGGTGGCGTTCTTGCTGGCGTAGTGCTTGACGGTGAGGTTCTTGCCCTCCCTCTTCAGCTTCGTCTGCCACTCCAGGAGGATCTTCTCCTGGTTGGTGCCGTTGTCGACGGCGACCGTCTTGCCGGCGAGGTTCTCGTAGTCGCCGTCGAAGTTCCAGGTGCTCTTCTTCAGCACCTCGAAGCCGACGTTGTCCTTGCGGTAGGAGGCGAAGTCGTACTTCTTCTTGCGTTCCTCGGTGTCGGTGATGTTGGCGAAGCCGACGTCGGCCTTGCCGCTGTCGATACCGACGAACATGTTCTCCCAGGTGGCGTTGGACAGCTGGGGCCTGAGTCCGAGGACGGCCGCGACCAGGCGGCCGAAGTCGGGCTCCGCGCCGGTGAGCGTCTTCTGGTCGCCGCCGATGTAGGCGAGCGGCGGGAAGCCGTCGGGCAGCGCGCCCAC
Proteins encoded in this window:
- a CDS encoding transporter substrate-binding domain-containing protein, translating into MHSHLSRRSLIRGITAATAVASLAGGLAACGGDSDAATTTDSAGTVTVGRVSNGAAQQTTLKVAEVESLKAELPAAVRKRGTLKIVVGALPDGFPPLAYIGGDQKTLTGAEPDFGRLVAAVLGLRPQLSNATWENMFVGIDSGKADVGFANITDTEERKKKYDFASYRKDNVGFEVLKKSTWNFDGDYENLAGKTVAVDNGTNQEKILLEWQTKLKREGKNLTVKHYASKNATYLALTGGRIDAYFAANPGVAYHVTQTAKSPNPTRSAGTFSGAGARLQGLIAATTKKDSGLAKPIADAINYLIKNGQYAEWLKAYNLSNEAVAKSEVNPPGLPLSNS
- a CDS encoding LLM class flavin-dependent oxidoreductase; this translates as MSSTPASPLHLAVALDGTGWHPASWREPVARPRDLFTAGYWADLVAEAERGLIDFVTIEDGLGLQSSHFLDPDERTDQVRGRLDAVLIASRVAPLTRHIGLVPTVVATHTEPFHISKAIATLDYVSTGRAGLRVQISARPNEAAHFGRRTIGRIEAYDSPAAQDIVTELFDEAADHVEVVRRLWDSWEDDAEIRDAATGRFIDRDKLHYIDFEGRHFSVKGPSITPRPPQGQPPVTALAHQSVPYRLVAHQADVGYVTPHDAEQARAIVAEIRAEQRAAGRAGDTLHVFGDLVVLLDDSRAEAGARRERLDALAGEPYTSDARIFTGTAAELADLLEEFATGGLTGFRLRPAVAGHDLPRISRDLVPELQRRGRFRDAYESDTLRGLLGLARPANRYAAAIA
- a CDS encoding putative leader peptide, which translates into the protein MREAVAHPARPARRTEVTAVTRVLPPHAPRPYRSVRLTTRPHIDLQRVSAALCRR